From the genome of Gracilinanus agilis isolate LMUSP501 chromosome 2, AgileGrace, whole genome shotgun sequence, one region includes:
- the PDF gene encoding peptide deformylase, mitochondrial yields MGRPWEKLLALARGSGGAGPWVAGSAPPPEGPVLRRSWVRAVRRWLLRPPEPPYTRVCQVGEPALRAVAAPVDPAQLAGPEMQALIARLVRVMRAQGAVGLSAPQLGVALQVLAVEFPERLLLTYPHAVRQARRMVPCPLRVFVNPRVRVLDTRLDSFPEGCLSVAGFLACVPRWRAVEIEGLNENGESVVWQASGWPARIIQHEMDHLQGCLFIDKMDSKTFINVRWMEVND; encoded by the exons ATGGGTCGGCCGTGGGAGAAGTTACTGGCACTGGCACGGGGCAGCGGCGGCGCGGGCCCGTGGGTGGCTGGCTCTGCGCCTCCCCCCGAGGGCCCAGTGCTCCGCCGCTCGTGGGTCCGCGCCGTGCGACGTTGGCTGCTGCGACCGCCCGAGCCGCCGTACACGCGCGTGTGCCAGGTGGGCGAGCCAGCGCTGCGAGCCGTGGCGGCGCCTGTGGATCCGGCCCAGCTGGCGGGGCCTGAGATGCAGGCGCTGATTGCACGCCTGGTGCGCGTGATGCGCGCGCAGGGTGCCGTGGGACTAAGCGCGCCGCAACTTGGGGTGGCGCTCCAGGTGCTCGCAGTGGAGTTCCCGGAGCGCCTCCTCCTCACCTACCCGCACGCCGTACGCCAGGCTCGCCGCATGGTCCCCTGCCCGCTGCGCGTGTTTGTGAACCCGCGTGTTCGCGTGCTCGACACCCGCCTCGACTCCTTCCCCGAAGGCTGCCTCAGCGTGGCCGGCTTCTTGGCGTGCGTGCCGCGCTGGCGGGCTGTGGAAATCGAAG GGTTGAATGAAAATGGAGAATCTGTGGTGTGGCAGGCCAGTGGGTGGCCTGCCCGGATTATACAGCATGAAATGGACCACTTGCAAGGCTGTCTCTTCATTGACAAAATGGACAGCAAGACTTTTATAAATGTACGGTGGATGGAAGTAAATGATTGA